In Streptomyces qaidamensis, one DNA window encodes the following:
- a CDS encoding DUF5914 domain-containing protein gives MGERADRARWTSPLRRRRGPAWAEQTPTWRAARPALIADALKRASARPSGNWFVAGASRDVRPGRPCGRTVGGVEVVLWRSESGDLRAGPGACPHLGAPLRKSRVVCGTLVCHWHGLALDGGAFAGWQPYPVHDDGVLVWVRLDAVGGEEPSERPVVPARPAPGTGVDAVFTAAGRCEPQDVVANRLDPWHGSWFHPYSFVDLTVVREPQGGEGADEDDAFVVDVSFRVAGRLVVPVRAEFTAPEPRTVVMRITDGEGAPSVVETHATPLTAADTDRPRTAVIEAVVAASERRGFALARAAAPVLRPLMRGTAGRLWRDDLAYAERRWELRSTGRFPG, from the coding sequence GTGGGTGAGCGAGCGGACAGGGCACGCTGGACGTCACCGCTGCGGCGCCGTCGTGGACCGGCCTGGGCGGAGCAGACGCCGACCTGGCGCGCGGCGCGGCCGGCGCTGATCGCCGACGCGCTGAAACGGGCCTCCGCCCGGCCCTCCGGCAACTGGTTCGTGGCCGGTGCCTCCCGCGACGTGCGCCCCGGCCGCCCCTGCGGCAGGACCGTCGGCGGCGTCGAGGTGGTGCTGTGGCGCTCGGAGTCGGGCGACCTGCGGGCAGGTCCAGGTGCCTGCCCGCACCTCGGTGCTCCGCTGCGGAAGAGCCGGGTGGTGTGCGGCACGCTGGTGTGCCACTGGCACGGACTGGCGCTGGACGGCGGCGCGTTCGCCGGCTGGCAGCCCTATCCGGTCCACGACGACGGCGTGCTGGTGTGGGTGCGGCTGGACGCCGTCGGGGGTGAGGAGCCGTCGGAGCGGCCCGTGGTTCCGGCCCGTCCCGCTCCGGGCACCGGGGTGGACGCGGTGTTCACGGCGGCCGGGCGGTGCGAGCCGCAGGATGTGGTGGCCAACCGGCTCGACCCGTGGCACGGGTCGTGGTTCCACCCGTACTCCTTCGTCGATCTGACGGTCGTGCGGGAACCGCAGGGCGGCGAGGGGGCCGACGAGGACGACGCCTTCGTGGTCGACGTGTCCTTCCGGGTGGCGGGCCGTCTGGTGGTGCCCGTACGGGCCGAGTTCACCGCGCCGGAGCCGCGCACCGTCGTCATGCGCATCACCGACGGCGAGGGCGCCCCGTCCGTGGTGGAGACCCATGCCACGCCGCTGACCGCAGCGGACACGGACCGGCCGCGGACGGCCGTGATCGAGGCGGTCGTCGCCGCTTCGGAGCGGCGCGGCTTCGCCCTGGCCCGGGCCGCCGCCCCCGTGCTGCGCCCCCTGATGCGGGGCACGGCCGGGCGCCTGTGGCGCGACGACCTCGCCTACGCCGAGAGGCGCTGGGAGTTGCGCAGCACCGGGCGGTTCCCCGGCTGA
- a CDS encoding phytoene/squalene synthase family protein, whose translation MTRRELDAAGITDPGLRAAYTRCRQLNARQGRTYFLATRLLPLERRSAVHALYGFARWADDIVDDLDRHRTPDEPGLMLTRLEGELAHALRTGSGSEPVVRAVADTADRYGIDVTLFADFLVSMRADLTVTDYPTYADLRAYMHGSAAVIGLQLLPVLGTVVPREEAAVHAAALGVAFQLTNFLRDVGEDLDRGRVYLPADLLAAHGVDRPLLEWSRRTGRHDPRIRAALVAAEALTRDVYREAEPGIAMLDPRVRPCIRTAFTLYGGILDAIARHDYTVLHRRAVVPRRRRAATAAAGALKVAGARWRAAPAAAPAALERKGPGRG comes from the coding sequence ATGACCCGACGTGAACTGGACGCAGCGGGGATCACCGACCCCGGCCTGCGTGCCGCATACACCCGATGCCGGCAGCTCAACGCGCGCCAAGGCCGGACCTACTTCCTCGCCACCCGCCTGCTGCCACTGGAACGCCGCTCGGCGGTGCACGCACTGTACGGCTTCGCCCGCTGGGCCGACGACATCGTCGACGACCTGGACCGGCACCGGACCCCCGACGAGCCCGGCCTGATGCTGACGCGGCTGGAGGGCGAGCTCGCCCACGCGCTGCGCACCGGCAGCGGGTCCGAACCGGTGGTCCGGGCCGTGGCCGACACCGCCGACCGGTACGGCATCGACGTGACGCTGTTCGCCGACTTCCTCGTCTCGATGCGCGCCGACCTGACCGTCACCGACTACCCGACGTACGCCGACCTGCGGGCCTACATGCACGGATCGGCGGCGGTGATCGGACTGCAGTTGCTGCCCGTGCTCGGCACGGTCGTCCCGCGCGAGGAGGCCGCTGTGCACGCGGCGGCCCTGGGGGTGGCGTTCCAGCTCACCAACTTCCTGCGGGACGTGGGCGAGGACCTGGACCGCGGCCGCGTCTACCTGCCCGCCGACCTGCTCGCCGCGCACGGCGTGGACCGGCCGCTGCTGGAGTGGAGCCGGCGCACCGGACGCCATGACCCGCGCATCCGGGCGGCGCTCGTCGCGGCCGAGGCCCTGACCAGGGACGTGTACCGGGAGGCGGAACCGGGCATCGCGATGCTCGACCCGCGGGTACGCCCGTGCATCCGCACCGCGTTCACGCTGTACGGCGGCATCCTCGACGCGATCGCGCGGCACGACTACACCGTGCTGCACCGTCGCGCGGTGGTGCCGCGCCGCCGGCGGGCGGCCACCGCCGCGGCGGGGGCCCTGAAGGTGGCCGGCGCGCGATGGCGCGCGGCGCCCGCGGCGGCCCCGGCCGCACTGGAACGGAAGGGACCGGGTCGTGGGTGA
- a CDS encoding phytoene desaturase, whose protein sequence is MRTVTGPTDHVVVVGAGLSGLACALHLLGAGRRVTLVERDSGPGGRAGRARLGDYLVDTGPTVLTMPHLADEAFAAVGESLGRHVELMPLHPAYRAGFADGTSLDVHTDGDAMEAEVRRFAGPAEAAGYRRLREWLERLYRAQMRRFIDTNFDSPFQLAHPDLARLAALGGFGRLDGRIGRFLSDARLRRVFSFQALYAGVAPARALAAYAVIAYMDTVAGVWFPKGGMHALPRAMADVAAGAGAELRWSAEVSALERPAGRVRAVRLASGERIPCDAVVLTCELPAAHRLLGRTPRRPVPLRHSPSAVVLHAGTDRTWPHLAHHTLSFGAAWERTFDELTRSGALMSDPSLLITRPTTHDASLAPPGRHLHYVLAPCPNTAVGPSAAAWRDLGPRYRDSLVAELERRGLDGFADSVQEELLVTPLDWTARGHAAGSPFSVSHTFAQTGPFRPRNLVRGLDNVVLAGCGTTPGVGVPTVLISGKLAAARVTGGPGRRSPASRPRPAVREVPSTPTGAGAHDPT, encoded by the coding sequence ATGAGGACGGTGACGGGACCGACGGACCATGTCGTCGTGGTGGGCGCCGGCCTGTCCGGGCTGGCGTGCGCCCTGCATCTGCTGGGCGCCGGCCGCCGGGTGACGCTCGTCGAACGGGACTCCGGCCCGGGCGGGAGGGCCGGGCGGGCACGGCTCGGCGACTACCTGGTGGACACCGGGCCCACCGTGCTGACGATGCCGCATCTGGCCGACGAGGCGTTCGCGGCGGTCGGCGAGAGCCTCGGCCGGCACGTCGAGCTGATGCCCCTGCACCCCGCCTACCGGGCCGGTTTCGCGGACGGGACCTCGCTCGACGTGCACACCGACGGCGACGCCATGGAGGCGGAGGTGCGGCGCTTCGCCGGACCGGCGGAGGCGGCGGGGTACCGCAGGCTGCGGGAGTGGCTGGAGCGGCTGTACCGGGCGCAGATGCGTCGTTTCATCGACACCAACTTCGACTCGCCGTTCCAGTTGGCGCACCCGGATCTGGCCCGGCTGGCGGCGCTCGGCGGCTTCGGGCGGCTCGACGGCCGGATCGGCCGCTTCCTCTCCGACGCCCGGCTGCGCCGGGTCTTCTCCTTCCAGGCCCTGTACGCCGGGGTGGCCCCGGCCCGGGCGCTCGCGGCCTACGCGGTGATCGCCTACATGGACACGGTGGCCGGTGTCTGGTTCCCCAAGGGCGGCATGCACGCGCTGCCCCGGGCCATGGCGGACGTGGCGGCCGGTGCCGGTGCCGAACTGCGGTGGTCGGCCGAGGTGAGCGCGCTGGAACGCCCGGCGGGCCGGGTGCGGGCCGTCCGGCTCGCCTCGGGCGAGCGCATCCCGTGCGACGCGGTGGTGCTGACCTGCGAACTGCCCGCCGCGCACCGGCTGCTGGGCCGGACCCCACGGCGCCCGGTGCCGCTGCGGCACTCGCCGTCCGCGGTGGTCCTGCACGCGGGGACCGACCGCACCTGGCCTCACCTCGCCCACCACACGCTGTCCTTCGGCGCCGCGTGGGAGCGCACCTTCGACGAACTGACCCGCTCGGGAGCGCTGATGAGCGACCCGTCGCTGCTGATCACCCGGCCGACCACGCACGACGCCTCCCTGGCGCCGCCGGGCCGCCACCTCCACTACGTCCTGGCGCCCTGCCCCAACACGGCCGTCGGCCCGTCCGCCGCCGCCTGGCGGGACCTGGGCCCGCGTTACCGCGACAGCCTGGTCGCCGAGCTGGAACGCCGCGGCCTCGACGGGTTCGCGGACAGCGTCCAGGAGGAACTGCTGGTGACCCCGCTCGACTGGACGGCCCGGGGTCACGCGGCCGGCAGTCCCTTCTCCGTGTCCCATACCTTCGCCCAGACCGGGCCCTTCCGGCCCCGCAACCTCGTGCGCGGACTGGACAACGTGGTGCTCGCCGGCTGCGGGACGACACCCGGGGTCGGCGTACCGACCGTGCTGATCAGCGGCAAACTCGCCGCCGCCCGGGTCACGGGCGGCCCGGGACGCCGCTCTCCGGCCTCCCGCCCGCGCCCGGCCGTACGGGAGGTCCCGTCCACCCCGACCGGAGCAGGTGCCCATGACCCGACGTGA
- a CDS encoding polyprenyl synthetase family protein → MLGPRPTVAGTAETQHAPLTAPGATRAMETVLERVLEDRLRQARDTDAVFAREMAERVAAFVRRGGKRLRTAFVWCGWRAAGGSGDPGALLRTGAALELLQACALIHDDVMDGSPLRRGAPALHVDFARDHPAGRTGEATESFGTSAAVLAGDLALAWADDLLTETALASPHGSRLHEEWRAMRTEMVAGQYRDLRAQASGSSGTEEALTIAVLKSARYTVARPLALGAALAGADARTLGALRAAGRCAGLAFQLRDDLLGAFGDPALTGKPADEDLRSRKLTPLLAAAVRLAQATGDQEAAAVLAPDAEALPGHTVDRMRAALERTGARAEVEARIADLAATGLRHFEATGAATAVRREFAALVERASGLAPRHAEELV, encoded by the coding sequence ATGCTTGGACCGCGGCCGACGGTGGCCGGAACGGCGGAGACGCAGCACGCCCCGCTCACCGCTCCGGGGGCCACGCGCGCCATGGAGACGGTTCTGGAGCGGGTGCTGGAGGACCGGCTGCGGCAGGCCCGCGACACCGACGCGGTGTTCGCCCGCGAGATGGCCGAGCGCGTCGCCGCGTTCGTCCGGCGGGGCGGCAAGCGGCTGCGGACGGCGTTCGTGTGGTGCGGCTGGCGGGCCGCGGGCGGCTCGGGCGACCCGGGCGCCCTCCTGCGCACGGGCGCGGCCCTCGAACTGCTCCAGGCCTGCGCCCTCATCCACGACGACGTGATGGACGGGTCGCCCCTGCGCCGGGGTGCCCCCGCCCTGCACGTGGACTTCGCCCGGGACCACCCGGCCGGCCGGACGGGCGAGGCCACCGAGTCGTTCGGGACGTCGGCCGCCGTGCTCGCGGGCGATCTGGCGCTGGCGTGGGCGGACGACCTGCTGACGGAGACGGCGCTCGCCTCGCCGCACGGCTCGCGGCTGCACGAGGAGTGGCGGGCCATGCGCACCGAGATGGTCGCCGGGCAGTACCGCGACCTGCGCGCGCAGGCGAGCGGCTCGTCCGGCACCGAGGAGGCGCTGACCATCGCCGTCCTGAAGAGCGCCCGGTACACGGTCGCGCGGCCCCTGGCGCTGGGCGCGGCACTGGCCGGCGCGGACGCCCGCACCCTGGGCGCGTTGCGGGCCGCCGGCCGGTGCGCGGGGCTGGCCTTCCAGCTGCGCGACGACCTCCTCGGGGCCTTCGGCGACCCGGCGCTGACCGGCAAACCGGCCGACGAGGATCTGCGCTCCCGCAAGCTCACCCCCCTCCTCGCCGCCGCCGTCCGGCTCGCGCAGGCCACCGGCGACCAGGAGGCCGCCGCCGTGCTCGCCCCGGACGCGGAGGCCCTGCCGGGGCACACCGTCGACCGGATGCGGGCGGCGCTGGAGCGGACGGGCGCCCGGGCCGAGGTGGAGGCGAGGATCGCGGACCTGGCGGCCACCGGGCTGCGGCATTTCGAGGCGACCGGCGCCGCCACGGCGGTGCGGCGGGAGTTCGCCGCCCTGGTCGAGCGGGCCTCGGGCCTCGCCCCGCGCCACGCGGAGGAGCTCGTATGA